From Bradyrhizobium symbiodeficiens, the proteins below share one genomic window:
- a CDS encoding prolipoprotein diacylglyceryl transferase family protein produces MSGAFLHTVFDILAWLAAAAAVYWLSRQRLQFPAQSFELPYIAALVFGAGLGAYLFGSANLWLSGESGIARSVEGAIAGGIVAIELYKWSAGIAARTGARFALPLALGIATGRLGCYFAGLDDFTYGTPTALPFAHDFGDGIPRHPVQLYESAAMAVFALLYVLAVLNRNAFVITNGFYLVLVYYGAQRFLWEFLKPYGTLIGPFTLFHLLSLSILLYAGVMLATAPKARPMHERAVA; encoded by the coding sequence ATGAGCGGGGCCTTTCTTCACACCGTCTTCGACATCCTGGCGTGGCTGGCGGCGGCGGCGGCCGTCTACTGGCTGTCGCGACAGCGCCTGCAGTTTCCGGCGCAATCCTTCGAGCTGCCCTATATCGCGGCGCTGGTGTTCGGCGCGGGCCTCGGGGCCTATCTGTTCGGCTCCGCCAATCTGTGGCTGTCGGGCGAGAGCGGCATTGCCCGCTCGGTCGAGGGCGCGATCGCCGGCGGCATCGTCGCGATCGAGCTCTACAAATGGTCCGCGGGGATCGCCGCGCGGACCGGCGCGCGCTTCGCGCTGCCGCTGGCGCTCGGCATCGCGACCGGCCGGCTCGGCTGCTACTTCGCGGGCCTCGACGATTTCACCTATGGCACGCCGACCGCGCTGCCCTTCGCCCATGATTTCGGCGATGGCATTCCGCGCCATCCGGTGCAGCTCTACGAGAGCGCAGCCATGGCGGTCTTCGCGCTGCTCTATGTGCTGGCGGTCTTGAACCGGAATGCCTTTGTGATCACCAATGGTTTCTACCTGGTTCTCGTTTATTATGGAGCGCAACGCTTTCTGTGGGAATTCCTGAAGCCCTACGGCACGCTGATCGGCCCCTTCACCCTGTTTCACCTGCTGTCGCTGTCCATTTTGCTCTACGCCGGCGTCATGCTGGCGACGGCGCCCAAAGCGAGACCCATGCATGAACGCGCCGTTGCGTAA
- a CDS encoding radical SAM protein: protein MNAPLRKSRPYIFWGQTQSLCETCLKLVPTKIQILDNEVWYEKRCREHGVQSTLVSTDAAYWRLCKDFIKPGDRPLQFQQRTEFGCPYDCGLCSDHEQHSCLALIEITEHCNLTCPVCFADSSPARTKFTPLATVEKMLDALVASEGEPDLVQISGGEPTLHPDFFAILDAVRARPIRHVMINTNGLRIARERDFVARLAENKRGLEVYLQFDSLQRDALIDLRGADLRKIRQQALENLEHFGVSTTLVATIKRGVNDAEIGDIVRHALTWTCVRGVTLQPVQDAGRNENFDKNTDRIMLSEIRKRVIETGVFGDKDMIPLPCNPESISIGYGLRNGEKVLPLTSLIPQEQLVAVMPNTISPEKYPALREKFVDLFSLSSGPLNTSERVCELLCCLPSFQVPEGLAYENVFRVTIVQFLDRFNFCVGNVKRSCIHFVTEQGAIIPFDTYNLFYRNGKIDGIRAALAAQASEGVLQA from the coding sequence ATGAACGCGCCGTTGCGTAAGTCGCGGCCCTATATTTTCTGGGGGCAGACCCAATCTCTTTGCGAGACCTGCCTGAAGCTGGTGCCGACCAAGATCCAGATTCTGGACAACGAGGTCTGGTACGAAAAGCGCTGCCGAGAGCACGGCGTCCAGTCGACGCTGGTGTCGACGGATGCCGCCTATTGGCGCCTGTGCAAGGATTTCATCAAGCCCGGCGACCGGCCGCTGCAATTCCAGCAGCGCACGGAATTCGGCTGTCCCTATGATTGCGGTCTCTGTTCCGACCACGAGCAGCATTCCTGTCTGGCGCTGATCGAGATCACCGAGCACTGCAATCTGACTTGCCCGGTCTGCTTTGCGGACTCCTCGCCGGCACGAACGAAATTCACCCCGCTCGCGACGGTGGAGAAGATGCTCGACGCGCTGGTCGCGAGCGAAGGCGAGCCAGATCTCGTGCAGATCTCCGGCGGCGAGCCGACGCTGCATCCGGATTTCTTCGCGATCCTGGACGCCGTGCGCGCCCGACCGATCCGCCACGTCATGATCAACACCAACGGACTGCGCATCGCGCGCGAGAGGGATTTCGTGGCGCGGCTCGCCGAGAACAAGCGCGGGCTGGAGGTCTACCTCCAGTTCGATTCGCTGCAGCGCGACGCGCTGATCGACCTGCGCGGCGCGGATTTGCGAAAAATCCGCCAGCAGGCGCTGGAGAATCTCGAGCATTTTGGCGTGTCGACGACGCTGGTCGCGACCATCAAGCGCGGCGTCAATGATGCCGAAATCGGCGATATCGTCCGCCACGCGCTGACCTGGACATGCGTGCGCGGCGTCACCCTGCAGCCGGTGCAGGACGCCGGCCGCAACGAGAACTTCGACAAGAATACCGACCGCATCATGCTGTCGGAGATCCGCAAGCGCGTGATCGAGACCGGCGTGTTCGGCGACAAGGACATGATCCCGCTGCCCTGCAATCCCGAAAGCATCTCGATCGGCTACGGCCTGCGCAACGGCGAGAAGGTGCTGCCGCTGACCTCGTTGATCCCGCAGGAGCAGCTGGTCGCGGTGATGCCCAACACCATCAGCCCGGAGAAATATCCGGCACTGCGGGAGAAGTTCGTCGATCTGTTCTCGCTGTCGTCTGGGCCCCTGAACACCAGCGAGCGGGTCTGCGAACTGCTGTGCTGCCTGCCCAGCTTTCAGGTGCCGGAAGGCCTCGCCTACGAGAACGTCTTCCGCGTCACCATCGTGCAGTTTCTCGACCGCTTCAATTTCTGCGTCGGCAACGTCAAGCGCAGCTGCATCCATTTCGTGACGGAGCAGGGCGCGATCATTCCGTTCGACACCTACAATCTGTTCTACCGAAACGGAAAGATCGACGGCATCCGCGCCGCGCTTGCCGCGCAGGCGAGTGAAGGAGTCCTGCAGGCATGA